Proteins found in one Methylobacterium sp. CB376 genomic segment:
- a CDS encoding ABC transporter ATP-binding protein yields MLSVTGLTLGYGRADVIHGIDLAVPRGRIVSLIGSNGAGKTTILRGLSGLMTPRAGAIRWGEDGSDLAGEPAHRIARRGIVQVPEGRQVFANMSVAENLRLGGYHVGGAEAARRQEAVVARFPRLGERLSQQAGYLSGGEQQMLAMGRALMAEPKLLLLDEPSMGLAPLIVEEIFAIIAALRAEGRTILLVEQNAGAALAIADEAYVLETGRIRLRGPAAAIARDPAVTAAYLGL; encoded by the coding sequence CTGCTCAGCGTCACGGGCCTGACCCTCGGCTACGGCCGGGCGGACGTGATCCACGGCATCGACCTCGCCGTGCCGCGGGGCCGCATCGTCTCGCTGATCGGCTCGAACGGGGCCGGCAAGACCACGATCCTGCGCGGCCTCTCGGGTCTGATGACGCCCCGGGCCGGCGCGATCCGCTGGGGCGAGGACGGCAGCGACCTCGCGGGCGAGCCCGCCCACCGCATCGCCCGGCGCGGCATCGTGCAGGTGCCGGAGGGCCGGCAGGTCTTCGCCAACATGAGCGTGGCCGAGAACCTGCGCCTGGGCGGCTACCACGTCGGCGGCGCCGAGGCGGCGCGGCGGCAGGAGGCGGTGGTGGCCCGCTTCCCCCGCCTCGGGGAGCGGCTGTCGCAGCAGGCGGGCTACCTCTCGGGAGGCGAGCAGCAGATGCTCGCCATGGGCCGCGCCCTGATGGCCGAGCCGAAGCTGCTCCTCCTCGACGAGCCCTCGATGGGTCTGGCGCCGCTGATCGTGGAGGAGATCTTCGCCATCATCGCGGCCCTGCGGGCTGAGGGCCGCACCATCCTGCTCGTGGAGCAGAATGCCGGGGCGGCGCTCGCCATCGCGGACGAGGCCTACGTTCTGGAGACCGGGCGCATCCGCCTGCGCGGCCCCGCGGCGGCGATCGCCCGCGACCCGGCCGTGACCGCGGCCTATCTGGGCCTCTGA
- a CDS encoding ABC transporter substrate-binding protein: MRRAAIGFCLAAAIAAPAYAQETKVTIGISGWTGFAPLTLAKEAGLFRKNGLDVTIKKIPQGSRHLAIRSGDVQCAATTVETWVAWNANGVPTKQIFQLDKSYGADGMAVRGEIGSIKDLKGKTVAASVPGTSPYFALAWMLKANGLSLKDVKVVNLEPGPAAQAFIAGQNDAAMTYEPYLSSVRAAPQAGKIIATTLDYPIVMDTFGCTPDFLAQNPKAAKALAESYFEALDLIAKDPAKAYEIMGADVKQTGEAFAASAKFLRWQDREANRAAFAGPLQAFSAEAADLLLEVGIIKQKPEIDGLFDASFVK, translated from the coding sequence ATGAGAAGGGCAGCGATCGGGTTCTGTCTCGCCGCGGCGATCGCCGCGCCGGCCTACGCGCAGGAGACCAAGGTCACCATCGGCATCAGCGGCTGGACGGGCTTCGCCCCGCTCACCCTGGCCAAGGAGGCCGGCCTGTTCCGGAAGAACGGCCTCGACGTCACCATCAAGAAGATCCCGCAGGGCAGCCGCCACCTCGCCATCCGCTCGGGCGACGTGCAATGCGCCGCCACCACGGTCGAGACCTGGGTGGCCTGGAACGCGAACGGCGTGCCGACCAAGCAGATCTTCCAGCTCGACAAGTCCTACGGCGCCGACGGCATGGCGGTGCGCGGCGAGATCGGCTCGATCAAGGACCTGAAGGGCAAGACCGTGGCGGCCTCGGTGCCGGGCACCTCGCCCTACTTCGCCCTCGCCTGGATGCTGAAGGCGAACGGCCTGTCCCTCAAGGACGTGAAGGTGGTCAACCTGGAGCCCGGCCCGGCCGCCCAGGCCTTCATCGCCGGCCAGAACGACGCGGCGATGACCTACGAGCCCTATCTCTCCTCGGTGCGGGCGGCGCCCCAGGCGGGCAAGATCATCGCCACCACCCTCGACTACCCGATCGTCATGGACACGTTCGGCTGCACGCCGGACTTCCTCGCCCAGAACCCCAAAGCCGCCAAGGCGCTCGCCGAGAGCTACTTCGAGGCCCTCGACCTGATCGCCAAGGATCCGGCCAAGGCCTACGAGATCATGGGCGCCGACGTGAAGCAGACCGGCGAGGCCTTCGCCGCCTCGGCGAAGTTCCTGCGCTGGCAGGATCGGGAGGCGAACCGGGCCGCCTTCGCCGGCCCGCTCCAGGCGTTCTCCGCCGAGGCGGCCGACCTGCTCCTGGAGGTCGGGATCATCAAGCAGAAACCGGAGATCGACGGCCTGTTCGACGCAAGCTTCGTGAAGTGA
- a CDS encoding ABC transporter permease encodes MRPLEPVGPAARAALGLGFFVVFVGAWSLATLGGFVPATFLADPIAMVRDGWLLLTRFGFLSDIGMTVWRVLGGFLLASAVAVPLGILMGAYKPVEAFLEPFVSFARYLPASAFVPLLILWAGIGEMQKLLVIFIGSVFQIVLMVAVAVGAVRRDLVEAAYTLGAGDSGIIRRVLIPATAPDIAETLRLVLGWAWTYVIVAELIGSSSGIGHMIIESQALLATGQIIFGIIVIGLIGLASDFLFKALNRQLFRWKLA; translated from the coding sequence ATGCGTCCGCTGGAGCCGGTCGGTCCGGCCGCGCGCGCGGCGCTCGGGCTCGGCTTCTTCGTGGTCTTCGTGGGCGCCTGGAGCCTCGCGACGCTCGGCGGCTTCGTGCCGGCGACGTTCCTGGCCGACCCGATCGCGATGGTGCGGGACGGCTGGCTGCTGCTGACGCGGTTCGGCTTCCTGTCGGATATCGGCATGACGGTCTGGCGGGTGCTCGGCGGCTTCCTCCTCGCCTCCGCGGTGGCGGTGCCCCTCGGCATCCTGATGGGGGCCTACAAGCCGGTCGAGGCCTTCCTCGAACCCTTCGTCTCCTTCGCCCGCTACCTGCCGGCCTCAGCCTTCGTGCCGCTGCTGATCCTGTGGGCCGGGATCGGCGAGATGCAGAAGCTGCTCGTCATCTTCATCGGCTCGGTGTTCCAGATCGTCCTGATGGTGGCGGTGGCGGTCGGCGCGGTGCGCCGCGACCTGGTCGAGGCGGCCTACACGCTGGGCGCGGGCGATTCCGGCATCATCCGGCGGGTGCTGATCCCCGCGACCGCGCCGGACATCGCCGAAACCCTGCGGCTCGTGCTCGGCTGGGCCTGGACCTACGTGATCGTCGCCGAGCTGATCGGCTCCTCCTCGGGCATCGGCCACATGATCATCGAGAGCCAGGCGCTGCTCGCCACCGGCCAGATCATCTTCGGCATCATCGTCATCGGCCTGATCGGTCTCGCCTCGGACTTCCTGTTCAAGGCGCTGAACCGGCAGCTCTTCCGCTGGAAGCTCGCGTGA
- a CDS encoding ABC transporter ATP-binding protein gives MSSPPLLAVEGLTRRFQGLVAVDSVDFTVSPGTVHGLIGPNGAGKTTLFNLLSGVLAPSAGRIQLDGRPLDGLPPYRRTARGLARTFQNIRIFSEMTVLENVMTGMHARLSSGLGILWRSPGFRAEERAAKARARDLLAFVGLAEAAERRAGSLPYGDQRRLEIARALACEPRLVLLDEPAAGMNPAETHALLALLRRLRDERGLTLLLVEHDMPLVMSLCDRLTVLNFGRRIADGTPAEVRAHPAVIEAYLGTKAAEGVAP, from the coding sequence ATGAGCAGCCCCCCCCTCCTCGCGGTCGAGGGCCTGACCCGCCGCTTCCAGGGCCTCGTCGCGGTGGATTCCGTCGACTTCACGGTCAGCCCGGGCACGGTGCACGGGCTGATCGGCCCGAACGGGGCCGGCAAGACCACCCTGTTCAACCTGCTCTCGGGCGTGCTCGCGCCGAGCGCCGGCCGCATCCAGCTCGACGGCCGGCCCCTCGACGGGCTGCCGCCCTACCGGCGTACGGCGCGCGGCCTCGCCCGCACCTTCCAGAACATCCGCATCTTCTCGGAGATGACGGTGCTGGAGAACGTGATGACCGGCATGCACGCGCGGCTCTCCTCCGGGCTCGGCATCCTGTGGCGCAGCCCCGGCTTCCGGGCCGAGGAGCGCGCCGCCAAGGCCCGCGCCCGCGACCTGCTCGCCTTCGTGGGCCTCGCCGAGGCGGCGGAGCGCCGGGCCGGCAGCCTGCCCTACGGCGACCAGCGCCGGCTCGAGATCGCCCGGGCGCTCGCCTGCGAGCCGCGCCTCGTCCTCCTCGACGAGCCGGCGGCGGGGATGAACCCGGCCGAGACCCACGCGCTCCTCGCCCTGTTGCGCCGCCTGCGCGACGAGCGCGGCCTCACCCTGCTCCTCGTGGAGCACGATATGCCCCTCGTCATGAGCCTGTGCGACCGCCTGACCGTCCTGAATTTCGGCCGCCGCATCGCGGACGGCACCCCGGCGGAGGTGCGCGCCCACCCGGCCGTGATCGAGGCCTATCTGGGCACCAAGGCCGCCGAGGGAGTCGCCCCGTGA
- a CDS encoding helix-turn-helix domain-containing protein yields the protein MAVSGGIDVTGGQVRQARDLLGWSETDLALRANVDAGVIRSFESGGYPPSRHQRDALRRALVAAGVAFSAHGEPCARLRGAGAVQDGIHPRELTTENDDGSA from the coding sequence ATGGCTGTGAGCGGTGGGATTGACGTGACGGGCGGTCAGGTGCGGCAGGCGCGGGACCTGCTCGGGTGGTCCGAGACGGATCTGGCGCTGCGCGCCAACGTCGATGCCGGGGTGATCCGCAGCTTCGAGTCGGGTGGTTACCCGCCCTCCCGCCACCAGCGCGACGCGCTGCGCCGCGCGCTGGTGGCGGCGGGCGTCGCCTTCAGCGCGCATGGCGAGCCCTGCGCGCGGCTGCGCGGCGCCGGCGCGGTCCAGGACGGCATCCACCCGCGCGAGCTCACCACCGAGAACGACGACGGCAGCGCCTGA
- a CDS encoding TAXI family TRAP transporter solute-binding subunit, protein MMRRHIPIAVATLLALLAAGLLAYQWAWQPTTLRVAVGPPGGEDARMMGAVAQSLARGHEDVRLRVVPAGGVAESAALAEREKADLAVVRSDVGIPATTQTVAILHRDAAVLVTVEGGPSEVADLKGRRVGVVRPQAGNAQLLATILEHYEVPPGSIATVPLAHGEEVGHALQEGRIDAALVVAPLTGPTMTDAVAGVARAGLHLSFIPVGEAAAIARRRPAFESVEVGRGTFGGTPSRPAEAFTTLGVSHRLVAQAKLPDATVSELTRLLFVTRPAIVGEVPLANQIEAPDTAKGGSLPLHPGAEAYYDGEIETFFERYGDWFYLLVMVLSILGSVGATLVSRAANRSRARDMELLRELLAIVRATRDMENEDDLFALEHKADEILAAALARAGTGAIDNAGVAAFTLGLDQARRAIAERRVLIQSGHVHPAEPPGRVAAE, encoded by the coding sequence ATGATGCGCCGTCACATCCCGATCGCCGTGGCGACGCTGCTCGCCCTGCTGGCAGCCGGGCTGCTCGCCTACCAGTGGGCGTGGCAGCCGACGACGCTGCGCGTCGCGGTCGGGCCGCCGGGAGGCGAGGACGCGCGGATGATGGGCGCCGTCGCCCAATCCCTCGCCCGCGGCCACGAGGACGTGCGCCTGCGGGTCGTGCCGGCGGGCGGCGTCGCCGAGAGCGCGGCCCTGGCCGAGCGCGAGAAGGCCGACCTCGCGGTGGTGCGCTCGGATGTCGGCATTCCGGCCACGACGCAGACCGTGGCCATCCTGCACCGCGACGCGGCCGTGCTGGTGACCGTCGAGGGCGGTCCCTCCGAGGTGGCCGACCTCAAGGGCCGGCGCGTCGGCGTGGTGCGTCCGCAGGCCGGCAACGCGCAGCTCCTCGCCACCATCCTGGAGCATTACGAGGTGCCGCCGGGCAGCATCGCCACCGTTCCCCTCGCGCATGGCGAGGAGGTCGGGCACGCCCTCCAGGAGGGTCGGATCGACGCGGCGCTCGTGGTCGCCCCCCTCACGGGGCCGACGATGACCGACGCCGTGGCCGGCGTCGCGCGGGCGGGCCTGCACCTGAGCTTCATCCCGGTCGGCGAGGCGGCGGCGATCGCCCGGCGCAGGCCGGCCTTCGAATCGGTCGAGGTCGGCCGCGGCACCTTCGGCGGCACGCCCTCGCGCCCGGCCGAGGCCTTCACGACGCTCGGGGTGAGCCACCGCCTCGTCGCGCAGGCCAAGCTCCCGGACGCCACCGTCTCGGAACTCACCCGCCTCCTCTTCGTCACCCGGCCGGCCATCGTCGGCGAGGTGCCCCTCGCCAACCAGATCGAGGCGCCCGACACCGCCAAGGGCGGCTCGCTGCCCCTGCATCCCGGCGCCGAGGCCTATTACGACGGCGAGATCGAGACCTTCTTCGAGCGCTACGGCGACTGGTTCTACCTGCTCGTCATGGTGCTCTCGATCCTGGGCTCGGTCGGCGCCACCCTGGTGTCGCGGGCGGCGAACCGCTCCCGCGCCCGCGACATGGAGCTGCTGCGCGAACTCCTCGCCATCGTGCGGGCGACCCGGGACATGGAGAACGAGGACGACCTCTTCGCCCTGGAGCACAAGGCCGACGAGATCCTGGCGGCCGCGCTCGCGCGGGCCGGAACCGGCGCGATCGACAATGCCGGGGTGGCGGCCTTCACGCTCGGGCTCGATCAGGCCCGCCGCGCCATCGCCGAGCGGCGGGTGCTGATCCAGAGCGGGCACGTGCATCCGGCCGAGCCGCCGGGGCGGGTCGCGGCCGAGTAG
- a CDS encoding META domain-containing protein — protein sequence MMTMRMAAAAGAVALVAFAAQVASATSASAQAILGYGQKNRDKSEQKQYIPPAKAQEKIFPLDSTWTAVSLNGKPFPSSERPSFIIDKQYRARGFGGCNTFAATAFPLKEQHLAVGPLAITKKACDKGLAATEMQFFTALRTSAQWDLVGSQLVIKSQAGELRFDRAL from the coding sequence ATGATGACGATGCGGATGGCGGCTGCGGCCGGTGCCGTCGCGCTCGTGGCGTTCGCCGCTCAGGTGGCGAGCGCCACCTCGGCGTCGGCGCAGGCGATCCTGGGTTACGGCCAGAAGAACCGCGACAAGTCGGAGCAGAAGCAGTACATCCCGCCCGCCAAGGCGCAGGAGAAGATCTTCCCGCTCGACTCCACCTGGACGGCGGTCAGCCTGAACGGCAAGCCCTTCCCGAGCAGCGAGCGGCCGAGCTTCATCATCGACAAGCAGTACCGCGCCCGCGGCTTCGGCGGCTGCAACACCTTCGCGGCGACGGCCTTCCCGCTGAAGGAGCAGCACCTCGCGGTCGGCCCGCTCGCGATCACCAAGAAAGCCTGCGACAAGGGCCTCGCCGCCACGGAGATGCAGTTCTTCACGGCGTTACGCACCTCGGCGCAGTGGGACCTGGTCGGGTCGCAGCTGGTGATCAAGTCGCAGGCGGGCGAACTGCGCTTCGACCGGGCGCTGTGA
- a CDS encoding NAD(P)/FAD-dependent oxidoreductase has translation MDGIVVVGAGQGGFQLGASLREGGYRGPVTLIGDEPGLPYGRPPLSKAYLAGKTDAEGLQLRPPAYYAEHGIRVRAGERVSAIDRSARQVLLASGEAVAYEQLVLATGARNRPLPVPGAELPGLFQLRSLAEADALRAALPGIARVAVVGAGFIGLEFAAVCAARGLSVTVIEGLDRALARALSPEMAGAVVAAHEAAGVRFRFGATVRGIAGETRARGVVLGDGSTVEADLVLVGIGVLPNQDLAEAAGLATGNGIHVDAMLATEDPAVSAIGDCAAHPSPHADGARVRIESVQNAVDGARCVAARLTGRPAAYAAVPWFWSDQGALKLQMAGLSRPDDAVVRRGAAGAGFSVFRYRGERLTCVESLNRPADHMIARRLIQAGVSPSPDQAADPAFDLKALALAA, from the coding sequence ATGGACGGCATCGTGGTGGTGGGCGCCGGTCAGGGGGGGTTCCAGCTCGGGGCCTCCCTGCGCGAGGGCGGCTATCGCGGCCCGGTGACCCTGATCGGCGACGAGCCGGGGCTGCCCTACGGCCGCCCGCCCCTCTCCAAGGCCTACCTGGCTGGCAAGACCGATGCGGAGGGCCTGCAGCTGCGTCCCCCCGCCTACTACGCCGAGCACGGGATCCGGGTCCGCGCGGGCGAGCGCGTGAGCGCGATCGACCGCTCCGCGCGGCAGGTGCTGCTCGCCTCCGGGGAGGCGGTCGCCTACGAACAGCTCGTGCTCGCCACCGGCGCCCGCAACCGGCCGCTCCCGGTGCCCGGGGCGGAGCTGCCCGGCCTGTTCCAGCTGCGCAGCCTCGCCGAGGCCGACGCGCTGAGGGCGGCGCTCCCCGGGATCGCCCGGGTCGCCGTGGTCGGGGCCGGGTTCATCGGGCTCGAATTCGCGGCAGTCTGCGCCGCGCGGGGCCTGTCCGTCACGGTGATCGAGGGGCTCGACCGGGCGCTGGCCCGGGCGCTGTCGCCCGAGATGGCCGGCGCGGTCGTGGCCGCGCACGAGGCCGCCGGGGTGCGGTTCCGCTTCGGCGCGACCGTCCGGGGCATCGCCGGCGAGACGCGCGCCCGCGGCGTCGTGCTCGGCGACGGGAGCACGGTCGAGGCCGACCTCGTCCTCGTCGGCATCGGCGTCCTGCCCAACCAGGACCTCGCCGAGGCGGCCGGGCTCGCGACCGGCAACGGCATCCACGTCGACGCGATGCTGGCCACCGAGGACCCCGCCGTCTCGGCCATCGGCGATTGCGCGGCCCACCCCTCCCCCCACGCGGACGGCGCGCGGGTGCGCATCGAGTCGGTGCAGAACGCGGTCGACGGGGCGCGCTGCGTCGCCGCGCGCCTCACCGGCCGGCCCGCCGCCTACGCGGCGGTGCCGTGGTTCTGGAGCGACCAGGGCGCGCTGAAGCTGCAGATGGCGGGGCTGAGCCGCCCGGACGACGCGGTCGTGCGGCGCGGCGCGGCCGGGGCGGGCTTCTCGGTCTTCCGCTACCGCGGCGAGCGGCTCACCTGCGTCGAGTCGCTCAACCGCCCGGCCGACCACATGATCGCCCGCCGGCTGATCCAGGCCGGGGTGAGCCCGAGCCCCGACCAGGCGGCCGACCCGGCCTTCGACCTCAAGGCCCTGGCGCTCGCCGCCTGA
- a CDS encoding branched-chain amino acid ABC transporter permease, whose protein sequence is MWETLDDLYWTYQSLIHGIGVNGILALSIYVVLAVGQLSLGQAAFMGVGAYTGALLTVKAGVPFPVAMAGAAAVPALIALVVGGPTLRLTGVYLAIATIGLGEITRIVFLNWDYAGGALGLSGIPEKGGVGAIYGTLAAALLALVLIARSRIGRAMEAMREDEAAAGVMGVNLPRYRMTALVVSSALAGLAGCLSAHVSSFIGPNEYGFETAVTILSYALLGGIGSPVAPVLGAAILTLLPEVLRPLADFRLMVNGLIIVLAVLFMPRGILPWRIARTGAR, encoded by the coding sequence ATGTGGGAGACCCTCGACGATCTCTACTGGACCTACCAGAGCCTGATCCACGGGATCGGGGTGAACGGCATCCTGGCGCTGTCGATCTACGTGGTGCTGGCGGTGGGCCAGCTCTCGCTCGGCCAGGCGGCCTTCATGGGGGTCGGCGCCTACACGGGCGCGCTCCTCACCGTGAAGGCCGGCGTGCCGTTCCCGGTCGCGATGGCGGGCGCCGCCGCGGTGCCGGCGCTGATCGCCCTCGTGGTCGGCGGCCCGACCCTGCGGCTCACCGGCGTCTACCTCGCCATCGCGACGATCGGACTGGGCGAGATCACCCGGATCGTCTTCCTCAACTGGGACTACGCGGGCGGGGCGCTCGGCCTCTCGGGCATCCCCGAGAAGGGCGGGGTCGGGGCGATCTACGGCACGCTCGCGGCGGCGCTCCTCGCCCTCGTGCTGATCGCCCGCTCGCGGATCGGGCGCGCCATGGAGGCGATGCGGGAGGACGAGGCCGCGGCCGGCGTGATGGGCGTGAACCTGCCGCGCTACCGCATGACCGCCCTCGTGGTCTCCTCGGCCCTCGCCGGCCTCGCGGGCTGCCTGTCGGCCCACGTCTCCTCCTTCATCGGCCCCAACGAGTACGGGTTCGAGACCGCGGTGACGATCCTGAGCTACGCGCTCCTGGGCGGGATCGGCTCGCCGGTGGCGCCGGTGCTCGGCGCCGCGATCCTGACGCTCCTGCCCGAGGTGCTGCGCCCGCTCGCCGATTTCCGCCTGATGGTGAACGGCCTCATCATCGTGCTGGCGGTCCTGTTCATGCCGCGGGGCATCCTGCCCTGGCGCATCGCCCGGACGGGGGCCCGATGA
- a CDS encoding ABC transporter ATP-binding protein gives MSAPAAVAIEGVARVFPGVAGRAPLRALDPTDLAVAPNDFITLLGPSGCGKSTLLRIVAGLDRPTRGRVLVGGREVRRPGPDRGMVFQSYTLFPWLTVAENIGFGLRERGLPAPERREIVASFLDKVGLRGFEAHYPKQLSGGMQQRTAIARALANDPAILLLDEPFGALDTQTRGLMQELLLDLWERERKTVIFVTHDIEEAVFMASRVVVMTARPGRIKADVPVDLPHPRHYTVKTSPAFSDLKARLTELVRGEAVLAALAQ, from the coding sequence GTGAGCGCCCCCGCCGCCGTCGCGATCGAGGGCGTGGCGCGGGTCTTCCCGGGCGTCGCCGGGCGTGCGCCCCTGCGCGCCCTCGACCCGACCGACCTCGCCGTGGCGCCCAACGACTTCATCACCCTCCTGGGCCCCTCGGGCTGCGGGAAGTCGACGCTCCTGCGGATCGTGGCCGGGCTCGACCGGCCGACGCGCGGGCGCGTCCTCGTCGGCGGGCGGGAGGTGCGCCGCCCGGGGCCGGACCGCGGCATGGTGTTCCAGTCCTACACGCTGTTTCCCTGGCTGACCGTCGCGGAGAATATCGGCTTCGGCCTGCGCGAGCGGGGCCTGCCCGCCCCCGAGCGGCGCGAGATCGTGGCCTCCTTCCTCGACAAGGTCGGGCTGCGCGGCTTCGAGGCGCATTACCCCAAGCAGCTCTCCGGCGGCATGCAGCAGCGCACCGCCATCGCCCGGGCGCTCGCCAACGATCCGGCGATCCTGCTCCTCGACGAGCCCTTCGGCGCCCTCGACACCCAGACCCGCGGCCTGATGCAGGAATTGCTGCTCGACCTCTGGGAGCGGGAGCGCAAGACGGTGATCTTCGTCACCCACGACATCGAGGAGGCGGTGTTCATGGCCTCGCGGGTCGTGGTCATGACCGCCCGCCCGGGCCGCATCAAGGCCGACGTGCCGGTCGACCTTCCGCATCCGCGCCACTACACGGTGAAGACGAGCCCCGCCTTCTCGGACCTCAAGGCCCGGCTGACGGAGCTCGTCCGCGGCGAGGCGGTGCTCGCCGCGCTGGCGCAGTAG
- a CDS encoding ABC transporter substrate-binding protein, whose amino-acid sequence MRSLMKGMTAAAMLLGAVAGAGAQDKSPVKLGAIEILTGPNSRYGVAIQRGFDLALAEINRNGGVLGGRPLALAYEDSAGAKEQALNAARKLIGRDKVPLILGPTLSNEMFAAGPVANERKVPIVGTSTTANGITAIGPYVFRTSLPEADVIPVTLRTAKEKFGVKRVAVMYGNDDAFTKSAYDVMKAGLEKLGIETLTTETFGSKDTDFSAQLTKIKGLNPDAIVLSALVEAASGIALQARQLGIDPKVFIIGGNGLNSPKLGEIAGAAADGTIVGSPWFVGKKDPANQAFVAAFREKYSGDSPDQFAAQAYDTLFIVAKAIDAAGAPDSEKIKDALIKVKHSGVMGPFSFSESRDPADTSGVVVLTMKGGKFQLLE is encoded by the coding sequence ATGCGCTCGCTGATGAAGGGGATGACGGCGGCAGCGATGCTGCTCGGTGCGGTCGCGGGCGCGGGCGCGCAGGACAAGTCGCCGGTGAAGCTCGGGGCCATCGAGATCCTGACCGGGCCGAACAGCCGCTACGGCGTCGCGATCCAGCGCGGCTTCGACCTCGCGCTCGCGGAGATCAACCGGAACGGCGGCGTGCTCGGCGGGCGGCCGCTCGCCCTCGCCTACGAGGACTCGGCCGGCGCCAAGGAGCAGGCGCTCAACGCCGCCCGCAAGCTGATCGGCCGCGACAAGGTCCCGCTGATCCTCGGACCGACCCTGTCGAACGAGATGTTCGCCGCCGGGCCGGTCGCCAACGAGCGCAAGGTGCCGATCGTCGGCACCTCCACCACGGCCAACGGCATCACGGCGATCGGCCCCTACGTGTTCCGCACCTCGCTGCCCGAGGCCGACGTCATCCCGGTGACGCTGCGGACCGCCAAGGAGAAGTTCGGCGTCAAGCGCGTCGCCGTGATGTACGGCAACGACGACGCCTTCACCAAGTCGGCCTACGACGTGATGAAGGCCGGGCTCGAGAAGCTCGGCATCGAGACCCTGACCACCGAGACCTTCGGGTCGAAGGACACCGACTTCTCGGCCCAGCTCACCAAGATCAAGGGCCTGAACCCGGACGCGATCGTGCTGTCGGCGCTGGTGGAGGCGGCGTCCGGCATCGCGCTCCAGGCCCGGCAGCTCGGCATCGACCCGAAGGTGTTCATCATCGGCGGCAACGGCCTCAACTCGCCCAAGCTCGGCGAGATCGCCGGCGCGGCGGCGGACGGCACCATCGTCGGCAGCCCCTGGTTCGTCGGCAAGAAGGATCCGGCGAACCAGGCCTTCGTGGCCGCCTTCCGCGAGAAGTACAGCGGCGACAGCCCCGACCAGTTCGCGGCCCAGGCCTACGACACCCTGTTCATCGTCGCCAAGGCGATCGACGCGGCCGGGGCGCCGGATTCCGAGAAGATCAAGGACGCGCTCATCAAGGTGAAGCACAGCGGCGTGATGGGGCCGTTCTCCTTCTCGGAGAGCCGGGACCCGGCCGACACGTCGGGCGTCGTGGTCCTCACCATGAAGGGCGGCAAGTTCCAGCTGCTGGAGTGA
- a CDS encoding branched-chain amino acid ABC transporter permease, which yields MLEQQLVNGVVLGATYALFAVGFTLMFGVMGVINLTYGVYFALGAFAALWTTQGLGLGIAAALPVGALVAGLVAVAIDSLLLTRLRRAKAPELASLMVTLGATLFLYAGMAAWLGTEIRRFPAAIFDGGAYSLGSVRVGTTQLLIIGAAFLFVAALLALVRGSRLGLAIRAVAENPEAAALMGINGGLMVRVVSFLSGAIGGAAGVLVGLNFNAIQPFMGEHMMLRGFAVIIVGGLGDLRGALVAGLLLGFAEVLTAAYISSTFKDLTAFALLVATLWFRPMGLFGRAAAKRA from the coding sequence ATGCTTGAGCAGCAGCTCGTCAACGGCGTCGTCCTCGGCGCGACCTACGCGCTCTTCGCCGTCGGCTTCACCCTGATGTTCGGCGTGATGGGGGTCATCAACCTCACCTACGGCGTCTACTTCGCCCTCGGGGCCTTCGCGGCCCTGTGGACCACGCAGGGGCTCGGGCTCGGCATCGCCGCTGCCCTGCCGGTCGGCGCCCTGGTGGCGGGCCTCGTCGCGGTGGCGATCGACAGCCTGCTCCTCACGCGCCTGCGCCGGGCCAAGGCCCCCGAACTGGCCTCGCTGATGGTCACGCTCGGGGCGACGCTCTTCCTCTATGCCGGCATGGCCGCCTGGCTCGGCACCGAGATCCGCCGCTTCCCCGCCGCGATCTTCGACGGCGGCGCCTACAGCCTCGGCAGCGTGCGGGTCGGCACGACCCAGCTCCTGATCATCGGCGCGGCCTTCCTGTTCGTCGCCGCCCTGCTGGCGCTGGTGCGCGGCTCGCGCCTCGGCCTCGCCATCCGGGCCGTCGCCGAGAACCCGGAGGCGGCGGCGCTGATGGGCATCAACGGCGGCCTGATGGTGCGGGTGGTCTCGTTCCTGTCGGGGGCGATCGGCGGCGCGGCGGGCGTCCTCGTCGGCCTCAACTTCAACGCCATCCAGCCCTTCATGGGCGAGCACATGATGCTGCGGGGCTTCGCGGTGATCATCGTGGGCGGGCTCGGGGACCTGCGCGGCGCCCTGGTGGCCGGCCTCCTCCTCGGCTTCGCCGAGGTGCTCACCGCCGCCTACATCTCCTCGACCTTCAAGGACCTCACCGCCTTCGCGCTCCTCGTGGCCACGCTGTGGTTCCGGCCGATGGGCCTGTTCGGCCGCGCGGCCGCCAAGCGCGCCTGA